One genomic window of Thermococcus indicus includes the following:
- the wecB gene encoding non-hydrolyzing UDP-N-acetylglucosamine 2-epimerase, whose amino-acid sequence MKPAFVFGTRPEIIKLAPVIRAFLDRGVKPLLIHTGQHYDYEMSSVFLEELEMPPIDHHLEVGSGTQAEQTGLAMIKIEKVLRDERPDVVLVQGDTNTVLAGALASVKLKIPVAHVEAGLRSFDRTMPEEINRILADHASEVLFPPTEEARKNLEREGITKNVYVVGNTVVDAVLQNAEVAERKSDVLKRFGLKPKEYVLVTAHRAENTDSRENLERLIEILEGLPIRAVYPMHPRTRGRLEEFGLWERVASIENLTVTKPLGYLDFLKLERNAFAIMTDSGGVQEEAIILNVPCLTLRYNTERPETVAAGGNVLVGLEKERALRYLQRLLEDGEFYRKMAGAANPFGDGKAGERIAEILMGLHERGELMVRGSRFI is encoded by the coding sequence TTGAAACCCGCCTTTGTATTCGGAACCCGGCCGGAGATAATAAAGCTCGCGCCGGTGATACGGGCGTTCCTTGATAGGGGCGTTAAGCCGCTCCTGATTCACACCGGACAGCACTACGACTACGAGATGAGCAGCGTCTTTCTGGAAGAGCTGGAGATGCCCCCCATAGACCACCACCTCGAGGTCGGTTCGGGAACGCAGGCCGAGCAGACGGGTCTCGCGATGATTAAGATCGAGAAGGTCCTGAGGGACGAGAGGCCGGACGTCGTGCTCGTTCAGGGGGACACCAACACGGTTTTGGCGGGAGCTTTGGCGAGCGTCAAGCTCAAAATCCCCGTTGCCCACGTGGAGGCCGGCCTCAGAAGCTTTGACCGGACAATGCCGGAGGAGATAAACAGGATTCTTGCAGACCACGCGAGCGAGGTTCTCTTCCCCCCAACGGAGGAAGCCCGGAAAAACCTGGAGCGCGAGGGCATAACGAAGAACGTTTACGTCGTTGGCAACACCGTTGTGGATGCCGTTCTCCAGAACGCGGAGGTGGCGGAGAGAAAGAGCGATGTGCTCAAGAGGTTTGGACTGAAGCCGAAGGAATACGTGCTCGTAACCGCCCACCGCGCCGAGAACACCGACAGCAGGGAGAACCTCGAAAGACTCATTGAGATTCTAGAAGGGCTTCCAATAAGGGCGGTCTACCCGATGCATCCCCGCACGAGGGGCAGGCTCGAGGAGTTCGGCCTCTGGGAGAGGGTGGCCTCAATAGAGAACCTGACCGTGACAAAGCCCCTCGGCTACCTCGACTTCCTGAAGCTCGAGAGGAACGCCTTCGCGATAATGACCGACTCAGGCGGAGTACAGGAAGAGGCGATAATCCTGAACGTGCCCTGCCTAACGCTCCGCTACAACACCGAGAGGCCGGAAACCGTCGCCGCGGGCGGCAACGTTCTCGTGGGCCTGGAAAAGGAGCGCGCCCTGAGGTATCTCCAGAGACTCCTGGAGGATGGGGAGTTCTACCGGAAAATGGCAGGGGCGGCGAATCCGTTCGGCGACGGAAAGGCCGGGGAGAGGATAGCGGAAATTCTGATGGGGCTCCATGAGAGGGGCGAACTGATGGTCAGGGGCTCAAGGTTTATTTGA
- a CDS encoding UDP-N-acetyl-D-mannosamine dehydrogenase: protein MRDRIEKRTAEIAVIGLGYIGLPTAIMFANAGFNVTGYEIKTDVVERINSGKAHIVEPDIDDLLRKAIESGKLRATSNPADIREKDVYIICVQTPLREDRTPNLTYLESAVKTVAKAMKPGALIVIESTVPPLTTVRMAELIGELTGLKPGRDFHMVHAPERVMPGRIFRELVYNSRILGGITPESAELAERLYRSFVKGQIFRTKSTVSEVVKLMENTFRDVNIALANEFAYLAHQYGINVFEAIELANSHPRVKIHVPGIGVGGHCLPKDPHLLVWPAKDDFGLIRLAREINDGMPLLAKDLLFEALRTINLLPEKAVVAVLGLAYKGDSDDTRNSPASTFVEAIMDDVAEVRTYDPFVEGTHGSLEEALRGADAVVIATDHTAFKSLDWETLGKLMRNRVLIDGRRVVEVPPEGFVFKGVGRGEY from the coding sequence ATGCGGGACAGGATAGAGAAGAGAACGGCGGAGATAGCTGTCATCGGCCTCGGGTACATCGGCCTCCCGACCGCGATAATGTTCGCCAACGCGGGCTTCAATGTTACAGGATATGAAATAAAGACTGACGTTGTTGAGAGGATAAACTCCGGAAAGGCCCACATAGTCGAGCCGGATATAGACGATCTCCTCAGGAAGGCCATTGAGAGCGGAAAGCTGCGGGCAACGTCGAACCCCGCCGACATCAGAGAAAAGGACGTCTACATAATCTGTGTCCAAACGCCCCTGAGGGAGGACAGGACACCCAACCTCACCTATCTGGAAAGCGCCGTCAAAACCGTTGCAAAGGCGATGAAGCCGGGCGCACTCATCGTTATCGAGAGCACGGTTCCCCCGCTCACGACGGTTAGAATGGCCGAGCTCATAGGGGAGCTGACCGGATTGAAGCCGGGAAGGGATTTCCACATGGTTCACGCGCCGGAAAGGGTGATGCCGGGCAGGATATTCAGGGAGCTGGTGTACAACTCGCGCATCCTCGGTGGTATAACCCCCGAAAGTGCTGAGCTTGCCGAAAGGCTCTACCGCTCCTTCGTCAAAGGGCAGATATTCCGGACAAAATCGACCGTCAGTGAGGTCGTCAAGCTCATGGAGAACACGTTCAGGGACGTCAACATCGCCCTCGCGAACGAGTTCGCCTACCTCGCCCACCAGTATGGGATAAATGTCTTCGAGGCCATAGAACTGGCCAACAGCCACCCGCGCGTTAAAATCCACGTTCCTGGAATAGGCGTTGGCGGCCACTGCCTTCCAAAGGACCCCCACCTGCTCGTCTGGCCGGCGAAGGACGACTTTGGCCTCATAAGGCTCGCGCGGGAGATAAACGACGGTATGCCCCTCCTCGCCAAGGATCTTCTTTTCGAGGCGCTGAGAACCATCAACCTCCTGCCAGAAAAGGCCGTGGTCGCGGTCCTTGGGCTGGCTTACAAGGGGGACAGCGACGACACCAGGAACTCCCCTGCCTCCACCTTCGTGGAAGCCATCATGGATGACGTGGCGGAGGTAAGAACGTACGACCCGTTCGTGGAAGGAACCCACGGAAGCCTCGAGGAGGCCCTGAGGGGCGCCGACGCGGTGGTCATAGCGACGGACCACACGGCCTTCAAATCCCTCGACTGGGAAACCCTCGGGAAACTCATGCGGAACCGCGTTCTCATCGACGGCCGCCGCGTGGTCGAGGTGCCGCCCGAAGGGTTCGTCTTCAAAGGCGTTGGGAGGGGTGAGTATTGA